Proteins encoded in a region of the Rothia mucilaginosa genome:
- a CDS encoding dicarboxylate/amino acid:cation symporter, whose product MKALKKLPLLAWIIIAIASGVLIGMLTPGMISGINDATGAAIPTDFIVQLFVSFSTVFSAFLSFAIPLIIIGFIVPGIGSLAQGAGKMLGITVGLAYLSSILAGFLALTCALLLYPIILKGQQLASFDNPENALSAGYVSIQLPPIMGVLSALVLSFILGLGITALKTRAMLNLFEDFQVIVEKMLSYVIIPLLPVHIVGVFANMTLAGQVAKILSVFGLVFVMVIILHWVTLALQYSVAGAVSRRSPIQMLKTMMPAYFTAIGTQSSAATIPVTVRSAKKAGISARVVDFAIPLCATIHLSGSMITITSCAVAVLFMTGKSPDFGSLVPMILVLGVMMVAAPGVPGGGVMTAIGLLESMLGFDSSMIALMIALYLAQDSFGTATNVTGDATIAALTERISKASGVNPDKEIRDEDIEKAEAISA is encoded by the coding sequence ATGAAGGCACTCAAAAAACTTCCCCTCCTCGCGTGGATTATCATCGCGATTGCATCGGGTGTGCTTATCGGCATGCTGACCCCCGGAATGATTAGCGGCATCAATGACGCAACCGGCGCAGCCATCCCCACCGACTTCATTGTGCAGCTCTTCGTCTCCTTCTCCACCGTATTCAGTGCCTTCCTGAGCTTCGCGATTCCGCTGATTATTATCGGCTTCATCGTGCCCGGTATTGGTTCCCTCGCGCAGGGTGCAGGCAAGATGCTCGGCATCACCGTGGGTCTGGCGTACCTCTCCAGCATCCTTGCGGGCTTCCTGGCACTGACCTGCGCATTGCTGCTCTACCCCATCATTCTGAAGGGTCAGCAGCTGGCATCTTTCGATAACCCGGAGAATGCGCTCTCCGCCGGTTACGTTTCCATTCAGTTGCCCCCGATCATGGGTGTGCTCAGCGCGCTGGTTCTCTCCTTCATTCTGGGTCTGGGCATTACCGCGCTGAAGACCCGTGCGATGCTGAACCTCTTCGAAGACTTCCAGGTCATCGTTGAGAAGATGCTCAGCTACGTGATTATCCCCCTGCTGCCCGTGCACATTGTGGGTGTGTTCGCGAACATGACCCTCGCCGGTCAGGTTGCCAAGATCCTCTCCGTCTTCGGTCTGGTCTTTGTCATGGTGATTATCCTGCACTGGGTCACCCTGGCCCTGCAGTACTCGGTGGCTGGCGCGGTGTCTCGCCGTAGCCCCATCCAGATGCTCAAGACCATGATGCCCGCGTACTTCACCGCAATCGGCACCCAGTCTTCGGCTGCTACCATCCCTGTGACCGTGCGTTCGGCAAAGAAAGCTGGCATCTCTGCTCGCGTGGTGGACTTCGCGATTCCGCTATGCGCAACCATTCACCTCTCCGGCTCCATGATTACCATTACCTCCTGCGCGGTGGCTGTGCTGTTCATGACCGGTAAGAGCCCCGACTTCGGTTCGCTGGTTCCCATGATTCTGGTGCTCGGCGTGATGATGGTTGCCGCTCCCGGCGTTCCCGGCGGTGGCGTGATGACCGCAATTGGTCTGCTCGAGTCCATGCTCGGCTTTGACTCCTCCATGATCGCCCTGATGATTGCCCTGTACCTGGCTCAGGACTCCTTCGGCACCGCAACCAACGTGACCGGTGACGCGACCATCGCAGCCCTGACCGAGCGTATTTCCAAGGCAAGTGGCGTGAATCCCGATAAGGAAATCCGCGACGAGGACATCGAAAAGGCAGAAGCTATTTCCGCCTAA
- a CDS encoding ANTAR domain-containing response regulator gives MSELTTQNQAEEQGPARTVVVAEDEALIRLDIVEILKDQGFDVVAETDNGKTAVELAQKHRPDLVLMDVKMPIMDGITAAEEIAKEQIAPVVLLTAFSQKELVDRAVEAGAMAYVVKPFSPNDLVPAIEVAISRYEQIRALEKEVGTIRDQFETRKLVDRAKSLLITKMNLTEPEAFRWIQKTSMDRRLSMREVSDTIIKQLS, from the coding sequence ATGTCAGAGCTGACCACTCAAAACCAGGCGGAGGAGCAGGGTCCCGCCCGCACCGTCGTCGTGGCAGAAGACGAGGCACTGATTCGCCTCGACATCGTCGAAATTCTGAAGGACCAGGGTTTCGATGTCGTTGCAGAAACCGATAACGGCAAGACCGCCGTCGAGCTAGCGCAGAAGCACCGCCCCGACCTCGTCCTCATGGACGTGAAGATGCCGATCATGGACGGCATCACCGCAGCTGAAGAAATCGCGAAGGAGCAGATCGCTCCCGTCGTTCTGCTGACCGCATTCAGCCAGAAGGAACTCGTCGACCGTGCCGTTGAGGCAGGCGCTATGGCGTACGTCGTCAAGCCGTTCTCCCCGAACGATCTGGTCCCCGCAATCGAGGTAGCAATCAGCCGCTACGAGCAGATTCGCGCTCTCGAGAAGGAAGTTGGCACCATCCGCGACCAGTTCGAGACCCGCAAGCTGGTTGACCGCGCAAAGTCGCTACTCATCACCAAGATGAACCTGACCGAGCCGGAAGCATTCCGCTGGATTCAGAAGACCTCCATGGACCGCCGCCTGTCCATGCGTGAAGTTTCCGACACCATCATCAAGCAGCTCTCCTAA
- the polA gene encoding DNA polymerase I → MTTENKTLLLIDGHSLALRSFFGIYTMAEKTGQHIFVRSDGQHTEAVHAFLSTLLSIIKDNQPSHIAVAFDLPGGTFRTAEYGEYKGGRNAIPEAFNGQIDLIKKMLGALNIPALTYENYEADDIVATLTRRGTEAGYKVLILSGDRDIFQLVTDDVTLLYPVTTGPSKGIQRMDPAAVEKKTKVPPHMYPDLAALTGEQADNLPGVPGVGPGFAAKWLGEYGSLDAVIENSDKIGGKKGEALRENIDNVVRNRRLNQLVNDLDLNVTLEDTAFTPDLDALNTFFDEVEFRTIRKRAADTLGPIVHAAGTAGSASPAAEAGEEGATKKAPTGPVYAPIVTSAPTKNADAAAFRAFCTAAAEENYGNDEQGAPIPVPERLEGAVTLYPVTNLPVARPAIGDAPAVKVTKTKIRAAEENPELLGVLLTSKSTSLWIDTRTIDPELDAALAAWLSDEAARKIVMDLKNQRKLLRAYGYELAGAVEDPALSSYMCGFIPTATRKLFSERMEDLAERYLWIPKDPYAQLVFQPEEDEAEPSLFSLPGEAEPVDNLRYFTQISRIIHELARLLHYEMEEHGQLKVYEEIELPLLYVLADMEQAGIAVSDALLTELHDTFSARAAQAQDAARAIIGDTVETDDGEESLNLASVKQLQTVLFDKLALPHTRKIKSGYSTDAESVTELLSKISPESDGAAFLGALAAYRDNIKLVQTVEGLQKAAADDGRVHTTFQQGAASTGRLSSTAPNLQNIPIRTEEGRRIRGAFIVAPAPVDGVEYEGLLTADYSQIEMRIMVHLAADEKLIAAYEAGEDLHRYVGSEVFGVAPEDVTPEQRSKVKAMSYGLAYGLSRFGLAKQLNISSDEAGELRTNYFKRFGRVGRFLRGVLKQAHQDGYTETIFGRRRVLPDLDSPNRVRREAAERAALNAPIQGTAADIIKIAMINIHRRLREEGLKTRMLLQVHDEIILEVATGEREAAERVLVEEMSGAASLRVPLDVQVGWGKSWQEAGH, encoded by the coding sequence GTGACTACAGAGAACAAAACCCTCCTGCTCATTGACGGACACTCCCTCGCCCTACGCTCCTTCTTCGGCATCTACACCATGGCCGAAAAGACCGGACAGCACATCTTCGTGCGCAGCGACGGCCAGCACACCGAAGCCGTCCACGCCTTCCTCTCCACCCTGCTGAGCATCATCAAAGACAACCAGCCCAGCCACATCGCCGTAGCCTTCGACCTGCCCGGCGGCACCTTCCGCACCGCCGAATACGGCGAATACAAGGGCGGCCGCAACGCCATCCCCGAAGCCTTCAACGGCCAGATCGACCTCATCAAAAAGATGCTCGGCGCGCTCAACATCCCCGCGCTCACCTACGAAAACTACGAAGCCGACGACATCGTCGCAACCCTCACCCGCCGCGGCACCGAAGCCGGCTACAAGGTCCTCATCCTCTCCGGCGACCGCGACATCTTCCAGCTCGTTACCGACGACGTCACCCTGCTCTACCCGGTCACCACCGGCCCCTCCAAGGGTATTCAGCGCATGGACCCCGCCGCCGTCGAAAAGAAAACCAAGGTACCCCCGCACATGTACCCCGACCTTGCCGCCCTCACCGGCGAGCAGGCGGACAACCTGCCCGGCGTACCCGGCGTGGGTCCCGGCTTCGCCGCCAAGTGGCTCGGCGAGTACGGCTCCCTCGACGCCGTCATCGAAAACAGCGACAAGATCGGCGGCAAGAAGGGTGAAGCACTACGCGAAAACATCGACAACGTCGTGCGCAACCGCCGCCTCAACCAGCTCGTCAACGACCTCGACCTGAACGTCACCCTCGAAGACACCGCATTCACCCCCGACCTGGATGCACTCAACACCTTCTTCGACGAAGTAGAGTTCCGCACCATCCGCAAGCGTGCCGCCGACACCCTCGGCCCCATCGTGCACGCCGCCGGAACCGCAGGCTCCGCAAGCCCCGCCGCAGAAGCGGGGGAGGAGGGCGCCACCAAGAAGGCACCCACCGGCCCCGTCTACGCACCCATTGTCACCAGCGCACCCACCAAAAACGCAGACGCAGCAGCATTCCGCGCCTTCTGCACCGCCGCAGCCGAAGAAAACTACGGCAACGACGAACAGGGCGCGCCCATCCCCGTACCCGAACGCCTCGAAGGCGCCGTGACCCTCTACCCGGTCACCAACCTGCCCGTAGCACGCCCCGCCATCGGCGACGCCCCCGCCGTCAAGGTCACCAAAACCAAGATCCGCGCCGCCGAAGAAAACCCCGAACTGCTCGGCGTGCTCCTCACCAGCAAGAGCACCAGCCTCTGGATCGACACCCGCACCATCGACCCGGAACTCGACGCCGCCCTCGCCGCCTGGCTCTCCGACGAAGCAGCCCGAAAAATCGTCATGGACCTCAAAAACCAGCGCAAACTCCTGCGCGCCTACGGCTACGAACTCGCCGGCGCCGTCGAAGACCCCGCTCTGTCCTCCTACATGTGCGGATTCATCCCCACCGCAACCCGCAAGCTCTTCTCTGAACGCATGGAAGACCTCGCCGAACGCTACCTCTGGATCCCCAAGGACCCCTACGCGCAGCTCGTCTTCCAACCCGAAGAAGACGAGGCAGAACCCTCCCTCTTCAGCCTGCCCGGCGAAGCCGAACCCGTCGATAACCTGCGCTACTTCACGCAAATCAGCCGCATCATCCACGAACTTGCACGCCTGCTGCACTACGAAATGGAAGAGCACGGCCAGCTGAAGGTCTACGAAGAAATCGAACTGCCGCTGCTCTACGTCCTCGCAGACATGGAGCAGGCAGGTATTGCCGTCTCCGACGCGCTCCTGACCGAACTGCACGACACCTTCTCCGCACGCGCAGCCCAGGCACAGGACGCCGCACGCGCCATCATCGGCGACACCGTCGAAACCGACGACGGCGAAGAATCCCTCAACCTCGCCTCCGTCAAACAGCTGCAGACCGTGCTCTTCGACAAGCTCGCCCTGCCGCACACCCGCAAAATCAAATCCGGCTACTCCACCGACGCCGAATCCGTCACCGAACTACTCTCCAAAATCTCCCCGGAGTCCGACGGCGCCGCATTCCTCGGTGCGCTCGCCGCCTACCGCGACAACATCAAACTCGTCCAGACCGTCGAAGGCCTGCAGAAAGCAGCCGCCGACGACGGACGCGTACACACCACCTTCCAGCAGGGTGCCGCCTCCACCGGTCGACTCTCCTCAACCGCACCGAACCTGCAGAACATCCCGATCCGCACCGAAGAAGGCCGCCGCATCCGTGGCGCCTTCATCGTCGCGCCCGCACCCGTCGACGGCGTGGAATACGAGGGTCTGCTCACCGCCGACTACTCGCAGATCGAAATGCGCATCATGGTGCACCTCGCCGCCGACGAGAAGCTCATCGCAGCCTACGAAGCAGGGGAGGACCTGCACCGTTACGTCGGCTCCGAAGTCTTCGGCGTCGCCCCCGAAGACGTCACCCCCGAGCAGCGCTCCAAGGTCAAGGCAATGTCCTACGGCCTGGCATACGGCCTGTCCCGATTCGGCCTCGCCAAGCAGCTGAACATCAGCTCCGACGAAGCAGGCGAACTGCGCACCAACTACTTCAAACGCTTCGGACGCGTGGGACGATTCCTGCGCGGCGTGCTCAAGCAGGCACACCAGGACGGCTACACCGAAACCATTTTCGGCCGCCGCCGCGTGCTGCCCGACCTGGACTCGCCCAACCGTGTACGCCGAGAAGCCGCCGAACGCGCCGCCCTCAACGCCCCGATTCAGGGCACCGCCGCGGACATCATCAAGATCGCCATGATCAACATTCACCGCCGCCTGCGCGAAGAGGGCCTGAAGACCCGCATGCTGCTGCAGGTGCACGACGAAATCATCCTCGAAGTCGCCACCGGTGAGCGTGAAGCCGCCGAACGCGTGCTCGTCGAGGAGATGAGCGGTGCCGCCTCCCTGCGTGTTCCTCTGGATGTGCAGGTCGGCTGGGGCAAGTCCTGGCAGGAGGCGGGCCACTAG
- a CDS encoding PaaI family thioesterase: protein MTENNTQHAPVRAAAPTTLSAEEIKAQLTDSGIPEHLHPYFPRGLGELIPAMGIKFQELTAERTVATMPVAGNTQPIGLLHGGANVVLAETLGSLSAGVHGGENLVAVGVDINATHVRPAVSGLVTATCTAVKLGRTLCIHSIDIVDERGRTTCTARITNMLIPRPAA, encoded by the coding sequence ATGACTGAAAACAACACACAGCACGCACCCGTCCGCGCGGCAGCACCCACCACCCTCAGCGCAGAAGAAATCAAGGCGCAGCTGACCGACAGCGGAATCCCCGAACACCTGCACCCCTACTTCCCCCGCGGCCTGGGCGAACTCATCCCCGCCATGGGCATTAAATTCCAGGAACTCACCGCAGAACGCACCGTCGCAACCATGCCCGTCGCCGGTAACACCCAGCCCATCGGCCTGCTGCACGGCGGCGCCAACGTGGTCCTTGCCGAAACCCTCGGCTCCCTCTCCGCGGGTGTGCACGGCGGCGAAAACCTCGTAGCAGTCGGCGTGGACATCAACGCAACCCACGTGCGCCCGGCAGTCTCCGGTCTGGTCACCGCAACCTGCACCGCCGTCAAGCTCGGACGCACCCTGTGCATCCACTCCATCGACATTGTGGATGAGCGCGGCCGCACCACCTGCACGGCGCGCATCACCAACATGCTGATCCCCCGCCCCGCTGCATAA
- the rpsA gene encoding 30S ribosomal protein S1: MSTNIPQVAINDIGDEQAFLEAVDKTIKVFNDGDLVSGQVVKIDHDEVLLDIGYKTEGVIPSRELSIKHDIDPSEVVELGSEVEALVLTKEDKEGRLILSKKRAQYERAWGDIEKVKENDGVVTGTVIEVVKGGLILDIGLRGFLPASLVEMRRVRDLAPYIGQQIEAKIIELDKNRNNVVLSRRAYLEETQSAVRSSFLNELEKGQVREGVVSSIVNFGAFVDLGGVDGLVHVSELSWKHIDHPSEVVEVGQPVTVEVLEVDLDRERVSLSLKATQEDPWQAFARTHALGQIVPGKVTKLVPFGAFVRVEDGIEGLVHISELATRHVDLAEQVVSVGEEVFVKIIDIDMDRRRISLSLKQANEGVDPNATEFDPALYGMAAEYDEAGNYKYPEGFDPEANEWLEGFDAQREAWEAQYAEAQARFEAHKVQVAKALEADAEAAAAAPAAAEPAPTSYSSEEPASAGTLASDEALAELRKKLTGN; this comes from the coding sequence ATGAGCACCAACATCCCTCAGGTCGCAATCAACGACATCGGCGACGAGCAGGCATTCCTCGAGGCTGTCGACAAGACCATCAAGGTCTTCAACGACGGCGATCTCGTCTCCGGCCAGGTCGTCAAGATCGACCACGATGAGGTTCTGCTCGACATCGGTTACAAGACCGAAGGCGTCATCCCCTCCCGCGAGCTGTCCATCAAGCACGACATCGACCCCTCCGAGGTCGTCGAGCTCGGCTCCGAGGTTGAGGCACTCGTCCTCACCAAGGAGGACAAGGAAGGTCGCCTGATCCTCTCCAAGAAGCGCGCACAGTACGAGCGTGCATGGGGCGACATCGAGAAGGTCAAGGAAAACGACGGCGTCGTTACCGGTACCGTTATCGAGGTTGTCAAGGGTGGCCTTATCCTCGACATCGGTCTGCGTGGCTTCCTGCCCGCATCCCTCGTTGAGATGCGCCGCGTCCGCGACCTCGCACCTTACATCGGTCAGCAGATCGAAGCTAAGATCATCGAGCTGGACAAGAACCGCAACAACGTTGTTCTGTCCCGCCGTGCATACCTGGAAGAGACTCAGTCCGCTGTTCGCTCCTCCTTCCTCAACGAGCTGGAGAAGGGTCAGGTCCGCGAGGGCGTTGTCTCCTCCATCGTCAACTTCGGTGCATTCGTGGACCTGGGTGGCGTGGACGGTCTGGTTCACGTTTCCGAGCTGTCCTGGAAGCACATCGACCACCCGTCCGAGGTTGTCGAGGTTGGCCAGCCCGTTACCGTCGAGGTTCTCGAGGTGGACCTGGACCGCGAGCGCGTGTCCCTGTCCCTCAAGGCAACCCAGGAAGATCCGTGGCAGGCATTTGCTCGCACCCACGCTCTGGGTCAGATCGTTCCCGGCAAGGTCACCAAGCTCGTTCCCTTCGGTGCATTCGTGCGCGTTGAGGACGGCATCGAGGGCCTCGTCCACATCTCCGAGCTGGCAACCCGCCACGTTGACCTGGCTGAGCAGGTCGTCTCCGTTGGTGAAGAGGTCTTCGTTAAGATCATCGACATCGACATGGACCGCCGCCGCATCTCCCTGTCCCTCAAGCAGGCAAACGAGGGCGTTGACCCCAACGCTACCGAGTTTGACCCCGCTCTGTACGGCATGGCTGCAGAGTACGACGAGGCTGGCAACTACAAGTACCCCGAGGGCTTCGACCCCGAGGCTAACGAGTGGCTGGAAGGCTTCGACGCACAGCGCGAGGCATGGGAAGCACAGTACGCAGAGGCACAGGCTCGCTTCGAGGCTCACAAGGTTCAGGTTGCTAAGGCTCTCGAGGCTGACGCAGAGGCTGCAGCAGCAGCTCCCGCAGCAGCTGAGCCCGCACCGACCTCCTACTCCTCCGAGGAGCCCGCATCCGCAGGCACCCTCGCATCGGATGAGGCACTGGCTGAGCTCCGCAAGAAGCTGACCGGCAACTAA